One Manihot esculenta cultivar AM560-2 chromosome 6, M.esculenta_v8, whole genome shotgun sequence DNA segment encodes these proteins:
- the LOC110616530 gene encoding NAC domain-containing protein 101 produces MCMDHKIDEILAQLPVGYKFLPTDEELVIHYLMNKLLNRLLPANIAPDIDASEFYSKPPNSLSVSFPLSMVSPSCGEREWYFFIHEHEDFLGKSRERIRMVGDGTGFWRSSGLEKYIRNSDGRVLAFKSRFFYFSGNDANAKKTHWKMDQYRLHNQCPAPDHNSKVRVCNYRYKVYTVLVITGPLSVEQVTAYNDVR; encoded by the exons TTTTGCCAACAGATGAAGAATTGGTCATTCATTATTTGATGAACAAATTGCTTAACAGACTTCTTCCTGCTAATATTGCTCCTGACATTGATGCTTCTGAGTTTTATAGCAAGCCTCCTAACAGCCTCTCGGTATCTTTTCCACTCTCCATGG TGAGTCCCTCATGCGGAGAAAGAGAGTGGTATTTCTTTATACATGAACATGAAGATTTTCTTGGAAAAAGTAGAGAAAGAATTAGAATGGTTGGAGATGGGACAGGGTTTTGGAGATCAAGTGGGCTAGAAAAATACATACGAAACTCAGATGGACGTGTCTTGGCCTTCAAGTCCCGATTTTTCTACTTCTCAGGAAACGATGCAAATGCTAAGAAAACACACTGGAAGATGGATCAGTATCGACTGCACAATCAATGTCCTGCACCAGATCACAACTCCAAG GTCCGTGTTTGTAATTACAGGTACAAAGTTTATACTGTGCTTGTAATTACAGGTCCTTTGTCCGTTGAACAGGTAACTGCTTATAATGATGTCCGTTGA